The Cryptosporangium phraense genomic interval GGGCCAGCGCCGCCCCCAGACCCAAGCCGACGATGGCGACGAACGTGTACAGCAGCGGCCGACGCACCGGCTCTCCTCTGTCGTAGGCGGCGAAGTTCCTCGACCGTATCGACGCCGGGCACCGCGGCCCGTCAGCTGGACGACGTTCGCACGATCACGCTGCCGACTCAGCCGGCCGACAGCTCGGTCACGACCAGGCCGGGTGTGTCCAGCGCGGCCAGGCAGGCGCGGTAGCCGTCGCCGGGCTGCAGCGTCCGCAGGGTGGTGCGGGCGGGCAGATCGGCCCGATGAGCCCGCACCAGCGCCGGCGGGTCGTCCGGCGAGGTCACGACGACCTCGGTCAGCGCCACCCGCAGACCCTCGCCGGTGGCCTTGAGCACGGCTTCCTTGCGGACCCAGTAGGTGACGAGCTCGCCGTCCTGGTCGGGCGCGAGCACCAGATCCCTGACGTCAGGCCGATCGGTGATCTCCTCGACGTCGACGCCGAGCGGGCCGGTGCGGCCGATCGCCACCGCGACCCGGTCGCCGGAGTGCGAGACCGAGCACTCCCAGCCGTCGGCGGGCAGCGTCGGGCGGCCGTGCGGGCGGTCGCAGTCGGGGCAGGCCCGGCTGATCGGGAGCGCCCGCGGCTCGACGCCCAGGTGTGCACCCGCGACCAGGCGTAGCAGGCTCGCCGCGACCGTGAACCGGGCCCGGTCTTCGTTCTTCCGGTAGGCCTCGGCCCGGCCCCGCTCGATCGGGTCGAGCACGGACGGGTCGGGCCCGGCCCCGGTGAGGGGCCGGGCCCACCAGACCTGGCACTCCCCCGGTGGCAACCGGGGAATCAGCACTTCGAGGGGTCGGCGACCGTCGTCGTGGTGGCGTCGGGGCGGCCGTAGGCCTCGGTGGTCGGGGCGTCGGTGGCGCCGATGCCGGCCGGCAGGTCGAGCGTGCGCTTCGGCGTCGGGGACGCCTTGGCCGACGGCGAGGCCGACGACTTCTTCGTCGTCGTCGTGGACCGCTGCTGGCCGCCGCCGGAGCCCGAGTACATGTAGACGCCGGTGCTCTGGGTGCCGGACTGCAGGTCGACGCCGCTGACCGTGGTGACGTGGCCCTGGATGTCGGTCAGCGTGACCGTGAACGGGCCGCCGCCGGCGCCGTTGTTCGCGACCCAGTACCCGTCGCCCTGGCGGGAGAGGCTCTGGCCGTTGACCTTGACGCTGGTCAGCTCGTTGCCGTGGTTGATCGGCAGGATCGCCAGGTAGTACTCGTTGACGTCGTTCATCTTGAACTTGAGCGGGCCGGGCACCGCCGGGTTCGCGACCGCGCGGTAGGTGACCGGGACGTCGCCGGCGTCCGGGTCGGCCAGGCGCGAGAACGCCTTCTCGCTCATGTCGATGTGGCCGACCTCGCACGGACCGCAGGAGTCGATGACCTGCACCCGGACCGTGTTGCCGTTCGGACCGGTCACGTTGAGGTAGGTGCCGCAGGCCGCGCCGTTGTCGAATTCCTCGAGCGCGAGCGCGACGTACATGCCGTCGGCGGGCGCGCCGTCGTACGAGCAGCCGGAGCCGCCCGACGCCTCGAGATCGAAGAACGTGGTGTGGCCGGAGTGCGATTCACCGGGTTGGGGTACCGCTGCGGGTAATCCCATTGCTACTGTGCGTACCTCGGCGGCGCAGGCGGCCTCGGACAAGCCCTTCATCGCGCCGACCACCAGGATCACCGAAGCGAGCACGGCCACGCCGATGAGCGTGGGTGCGCCCCACGCGAGCCACGTGCGCTTCTTGCGCCGCTTGCCCTTGTGGTGTTCGTGTTGCTGCTGTGGCGGTTCTAAGTCCAACGGAGTCACGTCCAGCGAGCCCTTTCATTCCCCCGGCGGACATCCTGCCTCACGAGTCCAACCCTGGCTACGGAGGCCTCCCAGGAAACCCCAAGCTTTCAGGTACTCATAAGTTGCCGTGCGCAACTCAGCGATAGGTCACCTGGTCGTCCGGGAGGTGGGCGTGCTCGTTGAACGAGATCAGCGCGGCGCCGCCGCGGCCGGCGACGATCTTGGTGATGCCGCCGTTGATCACGACTCGGTGGAGCGCCACGCAGCCCGACGGCGGCAGCGACAGGAGGTCGGCGCAGATCGCGGTGATCACGCCGCCCGACGTGAAGACGGCTCCGGCGCCGCCCTGGCCCAGGGTCTCCAGGAACTCGGCCAGCGCGCGCCGGGCCCGGCCGGCGAACTCCGCCCACGTCGGCAGGCCCTCCGGCGTGACCGCGCCGGAGATCCACTGCTCCAGGGCCCCGTCGAGCACCGCCTGGAACTCCCGGGACGACGTCGGGAGGGGGCCGTCGCCGAGAGCGGCGGCCAGGCCGAGGTGGTCATACTCGTCGAAGCGGTCGTCGACCGCGAAGTCGGTCGGCAGCCCGGCTGCCTTCAGGCAGAGCTCCGCGGTGTCCCGCTGCCGGCTCAGCGTCCCCGAGACCGCCCGGTCGATCCGGACGCCCCGGGCAGCGAGCGCGGTGCCGACGGTGCGGGCCTGGACCCGGCCGAGGTCGGAGAGCGCGTCGTACTCGGCCGCGCCGAACGAGGCCTGACCGTGCCTGATCAGGTGGACGACGGCCATCAGCGGGCGATCTTCCCGGCCCGCTGGATCAGGTAGTTGACCGTGATCCAGAACTGCCGGAACGCCGGGTTCCGGGTCTGCTTGTGGTGGTACCGGTAGTAGATCTGCTGGGCGATCGCGGCCAGCCGGAACAGCCCGAACACCTCGTAGAAGGCCCAGTTCCCGGCGGGCAGCCCGGCCCGGTCGCAGTAGTACTCGACGACCTCGTGCCTGGTCGGCATCCCGGGCAGGTGCGTCGGCTGCCGCCGGGCCCGCTGGGACAGGTACGGGTCGTCGTGCTGGATCCAGTACGCCAGCGCCCCGCCGAGGTCCATCAGCGGATCGCCGATCGTCGCCATCTCCCAGTCCAGGACGCCGACGACCCGCAACGGATCGTCCGCGGCCAGCACGACGTTGTCCAGCCGGTAGTCGTTGTGGATCAGGCACGACCGGACGTCGTCGGGCTGGTTGTCGGCGAGCCAGGACATGAGCCGCTCGGCCTTCGGCACGTTCCAGGTGCGGGCCTTGCGGTACCGGTCGGACCAGCCGCGGACCTGCCGTTCGACGTACCCGGCCCCGCGCCCGAGGTCGGCCAGCCCGGCCGCGTCCGGGTCGACGTCGTGCAGCTCGACGAGCGTGTCGACGACCGTGAACGCGAGCGTGCGGGCCTGCACCGGATCCAGCTGGACCTCGGGCGGGAAGTCCTTGCGGGGGATGATCCCGTTCAGCCGCTCCATGACGTAGAAGTCCGCGCCGATGACCGCGGGGTCGTCGCAGAACGCGACCATCCCGGGGACGTACCGGAACACCGGCGCGAGCTGCTTCTGGACCCGGTACTCGCGGCCCATGTCGTGCGCCGACGACGCTTTGCGCCCGGCCGGAGGGCGGCGGAGGATCAGGTCCCGGTCGGGGTAGCGCAGCAGGTAGGTCAGGTTCGACGCGCCACCCGAGAACTGCCGGACCTCGGGCCCGCCGGCTAGGCCGTCGAGGCCGTCGACGCGCTCGGCCAGCCACTTGTGCACGGCGGCGACGTCGAAGGCGTCCTCGCTGCGTACCGCTCTGTGATCCACCACGGTACGAGACGGTACCGGACTATGTCTCACCCCTTCTCCGCTCCGCCGGTCAGACCTTCGACGAGCAGCCGCTCCCCGGCGAAGAACAGCGCGACGATCGGGGCGGTGAGCAGCACCGAACCGGCCATCA includes:
- a CDS encoding expansin EXLX1 family cellulose-binding protein translates to MDLEPPQQQHEHHKGKRRKKRTWLAWGAPTLIGVAVLASVILVVGAMKGLSEAACAAEVRTVAMGLPAAVPQPGESHSGHTTFFDLEASGGSGCSYDGAPADGMYVALALEEFDNGAACGTYLNVTGPNGNTVRVQVIDSCGPCEVGHIDMSEKAFSRLADPDAGDVPVTYRAVANPAVPGPLKFKMNDVNEYYLAILPINHGNELTSVKVNGQSLSRQGDGYWVANNGAGGGPFTVTLTDIQGHVTTVSGVDLQSGTQSTGVYMYSGSGGGQQRSTTTTKKSSASPSAKASPTPKRTLDLPAGIGATDAPTTEAYGRPDATTTTVADPSKC
- a CDS encoding histidine phosphatase family protein, encoding MAVVHLIRHGQASFGAAEYDALSDLGRVQARTVGTALAARGVRIDRAVSGTLSRQRDTAELCLKAAGLPTDFAVDDRFDEYDHLGLAAALGDGPLPTSSREFQAVLDGALEQWISGAVTPEGLPTWAEFAGRARRALAEFLETLGQGGAGAVFTSGGVITAICADLLSLPPSGCVALHRVVINGGITKIVAGRGGAALISFNEHAHLPDDQVTYR
- a CDS encoding phosphotransferase family protein, coding for MVDHRAVRSEDAFDVAAVHKWLAERVDGLDGLAGGPEVRQFSGGASNLTYLLRYPDRDLILRRPPAGRKASSAHDMGREYRVQKQLAPVFRYVPGMVAFCDDPAVIGADFYVMERLNGIIPRKDFPPEVQLDPVQARTLAFTVVDTLVELHDVDPDAAGLADLGRGAGYVERQVRGWSDRYRKARTWNVPKAERLMSWLADNQPDDVRSCLIHNDYRLDNVVLAADDPLRVVGVLDWEMATIGDPLMDLGGALAYWIQHDDPYLSQRARRQPTHLPGMPTRHEVVEYYCDRAGLPAGNWAFYEVFGLFRLAAIAQQIYYRYHHKQTRNPAFRQFWITVNYLIQRAGKIAR
- a CDS encoding 4'-phosphopantetheinyl transferase family protein, with the translated sequence MLIPRLPPGECQVWWARPLTGAGPDPSVLDPIERGRAEAYRKNEDRARFTVAASLLRLVAGAHLGVEPRALPISRACPDCDRPHGRPTLPADGWECSVSHSGDRVAVAIGRTGPLGVDVEEITDRPDVRDLVLAPDQDGELVTYWVRKEAVLKATGEGLRVALTEVVVTSPDDPPALVRAHRADLPARTTLRTLQPGDGYRACLAALDTPGLVVTELSAG